A DNA window from Streptomyces bacillaris contains the following coding sequences:
- a CDS encoding NAD(P)/FAD-dependent oxidoreductase: MVDAHRTFVIVGAGLAGAKAAETLRAEGFTGRVILIGDERDHPYERPPLSKGYLGGKEERDSVFVHERPWYAGADIELHLGQPVTALDRYAKTVQLGDGTVIHYDKLLLATGSEPRRLDIPGTDLAGVHHLRRLAHADRLRNVLAALGRDNGHLVIAGGGWIGLEVAAAARGYGAEVTVVEPEATPLHQVVGPELGQIFTELHSSHGVRFHFGARLTEITGQDGMVLAARTDDGEEHPAHDVLAAIGAAPRSALAEAAGLEMAERAQGGGIAVDASLRTSDPHIYAAGDVAAVAHPLLGVRLRVEHWANALNSGPAAARAMLGQEVTYDRVPYFFSDQYDLGLEYSGWAPPGSYDEVIIRGDAGKREFIAFWLKDRRVLAGMNVNVWDVTETIQELIRAGQQHDPEALADPSVELSSLL; this comes from the coding sequence GTGGTCGACGCACATCGGACATTCGTCATCGTCGGAGCGGGACTCGCAGGGGCGAAGGCGGCCGAAACGCTCCGCGCGGAGGGGTTCACCGGCCGGGTGATCCTCATCGGGGACGAGCGCGACCACCCCTATGAGCGGCCACCGCTCTCCAAGGGCTACCTCGGCGGCAAGGAGGAGCGCGACAGCGTCTTCGTCCACGAGCGCCCCTGGTACGCGGGCGCCGACATCGAACTCCACCTCGGCCAGCCCGTCACCGCCCTCGACCGGTACGCGAAGACCGTGCAGCTCGGTGACGGCACCGTCATCCACTACGACAAGCTGCTGCTCGCCACCGGCTCCGAGCCCCGCCGCCTCGACATCCCCGGCACCGACCTCGCGGGCGTCCACCACCTGCGCCGCCTCGCCCACGCCGACCGGCTGCGCAATGTGCTCGCCGCCCTCGGCCGCGACAACGGCCACCTGGTGATCGCCGGAGGCGGCTGGATCGGCCTGGAGGTCGCCGCCGCCGCCCGGGGTTACGGGGCGGAGGTCACCGTCGTCGAGCCGGAGGCCACCCCGCTCCACCAGGTCGTCGGCCCCGAGCTGGGCCAGATCTTCACCGAACTGCACAGCTCGCACGGCGTCCGCTTCCACTTCGGTGCCCGCCTCACCGAGATCACCGGCCAGGACGGCATGGTGCTGGCCGCCCGCACCGACGACGGCGAGGAGCACCCCGCCCACGATGTGCTCGCCGCGATCGGCGCCGCCCCGCGCTCCGCCCTCGCGGAGGCCGCCGGGCTGGAGATGGCCGAGCGGGCGCAGGGCGGCGGCATCGCCGTGGACGCCTCGCTGCGCACCTCGGACCCGCACATCTACGCCGCCGGGGACGTCGCCGCCGTCGCCCATCCGCTGCTCGGCGTCCGGCTGCGCGTCGAGCACTGGGCCAACGCCCTCAACAGCGGACCGGCCGCCGCCCGCGCGATGCTCGGCCAGGAGGTGACGTACGACCGGGTGCCGTACTTCTTCTCCGACCAGTACGACCTGGGCCTGGAGTACTCCGGCTGGGCGCCGCCCGGCAGTTACGACGAGGTGATCATCCGGGGGGACGCGGGGAAGCGGGAGTTCATCGCGTTCTGGCTGAAGGACCGCCGCGTCCTGGCCGGGATGAACGTCAACGTGTGGGACGTGACGGAGACGATCCAGGAGCTGATCCGGGCCGGTCAGCAGCACGATCCGGAAGCGCTGGCCGATCCGTCGGTCGAGCTGTCGTCCCTGCTCTGA
- a CDS encoding deoxyguanosinetriphosphate triphosphohydrolase → MDGTQGVRGAEQTHGTEGARSTQSGTGPVPYGPADTERFDTEPDKRPGRTAFQRDRARVLHSAALRRLAGKTQVVTPGTRSHAWDASPRTRLTHSLECAQVGRELGAVLGCDPDLVETACLSHDMGHPPFGHNGEQALNDFASDCGGFEGNAQSLRLLTRLEPKRFVHDPRTGELVSVGLNLTRAALDAATKYPWPRGAHPTDPHSVKFGVYADDLPVFEWARKGAPEDRTCFEAQVMDWSDDVAYSVHDFEDGLHAGHIDPNCLYAEPEREEIFAVAIGRYVPADTDPQELAEALDRLIDQEWWPHGYDGSAVAQARLKDATSQLIGRFCTEAETATRAVHGPGRLTRYGAELVVPRTVRNECAVLKAVADRYVMQRAEQETLRADQRIVIAELAAALTARAPEGLEPHFRALFDQATDDHARKRVLVDQIAALTDASARSLHAALTERRG, encoded by the coding sequence ATGGACGGCACACAGGGCGTACGCGGGGCGGAACAGACACACGGCACGGAAGGTGCCCGGAGCACACAGAGCGGGACGGGGCCGGTGCCGTACGGGCCGGCCGACACCGAGCGGTTCGACACCGAGCCGGACAAGCGACCCGGCCGCACCGCCTTCCAGCGCGACCGGGCCCGGGTGCTGCACTCCGCCGCGCTGCGCAGGCTCGCCGGGAAGACCCAGGTGGTCACGCCCGGCACCCGCTCCCACGCCTGGGACGCCAGCCCCCGCACCCGCCTCACCCACTCCCTGGAGTGCGCCCAGGTCGGCCGGGAGCTGGGCGCGGTCCTCGGCTGCGACCCCGACCTGGTGGAGACGGCCTGCCTCTCCCACGACATGGGCCACCCGCCGTTCGGCCACAACGGCGAGCAGGCGCTCAACGACTTCGCCTCCGACTGCGGCGGCTTCGAGGGCAACGCCCAGTCGCTGCGGCTGCTGACCCGCCTGGAGCCCAAGCGCTTCGTCCACGACCCGCGCACCGGCGAACTGGTCAGCGTCGGCCTCAATCTGACCCGGGCCGCCCTGGACGCCGCCACCAAGTACCCCTGGCCGCGCGGCGCGCACCCCACCGACCCGCACTCGGTGAAGTTCGGGGTGTACGCGGACGACCTCCCGGTCTTCGAGTGGGCCCGCAAGGGGGCGCCCGAGGACCGCACCTGCTTCGAGGCCCAGGTGATGGACTGGTCCGACGACGTGGCGTACTCGGTGCACGACTTCGAGGACGGGCTGCACGCCGGGCACATCGACCCCAACTGCCTCTACGCCGAGCCGGAGCGCGAGGAGATCTTCGCCGTCGCCATCGGCCGGTACGTCCCCGCCGACACCGACCCCCAGGAGCTGGCCGAGGCACTGGACCGGCTGATCGACCAGGAGTGGTGGCCGCACGGCTACGACGGCTCCGCCGTGGCCCAGGCCCGGCTGAAGGACGCCACCAGCCAGCTCATCGGCCGGTTCTGCACGGAGGCCGAGACGGCCACCCGCGCGGTCCACGGCCCCGGTCGCCTCACCCGCTACGGGGCGGAGCTGGTCGTTCCGCGCACGGTCCGCAACGAGTGCGCGGTCCTCAAGGCGGTCGCCGACCGCTATGTGATGCAGCGTGCCGAGCAGGAGACCCTCCGCGCCGACCAGCGCATCGTCATCGCCGAGCTGGCCGCCGCCCTCACCGCCCGGGCCCCCGAGGGCCTGGAGCCGCACTTCCGCGCGCTGTTCGACCAGGCGACCGACGACCACGCCCGTAAGCGGGTCCTGGTCGACCAGATCGCGGCCCTCACCGATGCCTCCGCACGATCCCTGCACGCCGCGCTCACCGAGCGCCGGGGCTGA
- a CDS encoding class F sortase, with protein MSQSAQKARGWLVGIAVLCGIWLVQNGSGEQLIPPQPSSAQAFAAGPELQPGSPVAEPLRPSDPVRIRIPSIDVDAPMMRLGLGADGSLDVPPDEDRNLAGWYADGVPPGAKGTAIVAGHVDNAEGPSVFYALGALTKGTRVEVVREDGRTAVFSIDAIEVYDNKDFPDQRVYGDSPHASLRLITCGGGFSKETGYQGNVVAYAHLTDVR; from the coding sequence GTGTCCCAGAGCGCGCAGAAAGCCCGAGGCTGGCTCGTCGGCATCGCCGTGCTGTGCGGTATCTGGCTCGTCCAGAACGGCTCCGGCGAGCAGCTGATCCCGCCGCAGCCCTCCAGCGCCCAGGCCTTCGCCGCCGGGCCCGAGCTCCAGCCGGGCTCCCCGGTCGCCGAACCGCTGCGGCCCTCCGACCCCGTCCGCATCCGCATCCCGAGCATCGACGTCGACGCGCCGATGATGCGGCTGGGGCTCGGGGCCGACGGCAGCCTGGACGTGCCGCCGGACGAGGACCGCAACCTCGCGGGGTGGTACGCCGACGGGGTCCCGCCCGGCGCCAAGGGCACCGCGATCGTCGCCGGGCATGTCGACAACGCCGAGGGGCCCTCCGTCTTCTACGCCCTCGGCGCCCTCACCAAGGGCACCCGTGTCGAGGTCGTCCGCGAGGACGGGCGCACCGCCGTCTTCTCGATCGACGCCATCGAGGTGTACGACAACAAGGACTTCCCCGACCAGCGCGTCTACGGCGACTCCCCGCACGCCTCGCTCCGGCTGATCACCTGCGGCGGCGGCTTCTCCAAGGAGACCGGCTACCAGGGCAACGTGGTGGCCTACGCCCATCTCACCGATGTGCGGTGA
- a CDS encoding DUF5990 family protein — protein MQIHIEASALPGRTCGPDSDFPGFENIHVGVQRKDRPGELLGLCPGDAPGAAWTLECAVKETADGVVVSGPYIQNRLGGRFVYLSWGTVDEAGVFSMFRRAKLMFSDIEAEVLEAAVRSGRLTGRLGLTDGKGQPLCGRVRPPAISWSAGADS, from the coding sequence ATGCAGATCCATATCGAGGCATCGGCGCTTCCCGGTCGCACCTGTGGGCCGGATTCCGACTTTCCCGGGTTCGAGAACATTCACGTCGGCGTCCAGCGCAAGGACCGGCCCGGGGAGTTGCTCGGGCTCTGCCCCGGGGACGCTCCGGGCGCTGCGTGGACGCTGGAGTGCGCGGTCAAGGAGACGGCGGACGGGGTCGTGGTGTCGGGGCCGTACATCCAGAACCGGCTGGGCGGGCGGTTCGTCTATCTGTCGTGGGGGACGGTGGACGAGGCCGGGGTGTTCAGTATGTTCCGGCGCGCCAAGCTGATGTTCAGTGACATCGAGGCGGAGGTCCTGGAAGCCGCCGTGCGGTCCGGGCGGCTCACCGGGCGGCTCGGGCTGACCGACGGGAAGGGGCAGCCGCTGTGCGGCCGGGTGCGGCCGCCGGCGATCTCCTGGAGCGCGGGCGCGGACTCCTGA
- a CDS encoding NADPH-dependent FMN reductase translates to MDTTPAPTTPATPRPLKVAVILGSNREGRFGPVVADWFLGRAGRYEGIETELVDVGAARLPDALSFQPGPEEAARVGAVSGRLAAADAFVVVTPEYNHSFPAPLKNLIDWHHTEWQAKPVAFVSYGGRSGGLRAVEQLRQVFAELHAVSVRETVSFHGAHALFDGDGNHRDPAEADGAVKALLDQLVWWGEALREARNRRPYGG, encoded by the coding sequence ATGGACACCACACCCGCACCCACGACCCCTGCCACTCCCCGCCCCCTCAAGGTCGCCGTCATCCTCGGCAGCAACCGGGAAGGCCGGTTCGGACCCGTCGTCGCCGACTGGTTTCTCGGCCGGGCCGGGCGGTACGAGGGGATCGAGACCGAACTCGTCGATGTCGGGGCCGCCCGGCTGCCCGACGCGCTCTCCTTCCAGCCCGGGCCCGAGGAGGCCGCCAGGGTGGGGGCCGTTTCGGGGCGGCTGGCGGCGGCCGACGCGTTCGTCGTCGTCACGCCGGAGTACAACCACTCCTTCCCCGCGCCCCTCAAGAACCTCATCGACTGGCATCACACCGAATGGCAGGCCAAGCCCGTCGCCTTCGTCTCGTACGGAGGGCGGTCCGGCGGGCTGCGGGCCGTCGAGCAGTTGCGGCAGGTCTTCGCCGAGCTGCACGCCGTCTCCGTCCGCGAGACCGTCTCCTTCCACGGCGCGCACGCCCTCTTCGACGGGGACGGCAACCACCGGGACCCGGCCGAGGCCGACGGGGCCGTCAAGGCGCTTCTCGACCAACTGGTCTGGTGGGGCGAGGCCCTGCGGGAGGCCCGGAACCGGCGTCCGTACGGCGGCTGA
- a CDS encoding sirohydrochlorin chelatase, with the protein MTEPPTQHSHRPPHPPSPPFSGTGGTHGHTTVPLDSTAQLLTRVTAQLSTQLSLVSRNGTRRPMDRTRPPAAAGGPPSPYAPGDAPPTLLVVAHGSRDPRALRTVLALLDRVRELRPGLDVRLGHIELNRPLLPDTLDGLRGADAVLVPLLLGRGHHVKHDLPAAAAAAPSVRTRIAAPLGPHPLLVEALYGRLVEAGWGAADQGDRHAAVVLAAAGSRDPDSAQDTRRTARMLEERLGGVPVVPAYASAATPTVPAALRRLAARGRHRTFVASYFTAPGRFASAAAGAAPRTAALPLGAHPAMARLLLHRYDQAVSATAPAQAVRLLASA; encoded by the coding sequence ATGACGGAGCCGCCCACGCAGCACTCCCACCGGCCGCCGCACCCGCCCTCGCCCCCGTTCTCCGGAACCGGAGGGACCCACGGCCACACCACCGTGCCCCTCGACAGCACCGCGCAGCTCCTCACCCGCGTCACCGCCCAGCTCTCCACCCAACTCAGCCTCGTCTCCCGGAACGGAACCCGCCGACCCATGGACCGCACCCGGCCCCCCGCCGCAGCAGGCGGCCCGCCCTCCCCGTACGCCCCCGGCGACGCCCCGCCCACCCTCCTCGTCGTCGCCCACGGCAGCCGCGACCCGCGCGCCCTGCGGACCGTCCTCGCGCTCCTGGACCGGGTCCGCGAACTGCGCCCCGGGCTCGACGTCCGGCTCGGCCACATCGAGCTGAACCGGCCGCTGCTCCCCGACACCCTGGACGGCCTGCGCGGGGCCGACGCCGTCCTCGTACCGCTGCTCCTGGGCCGCGGCCACCACGTCAAGCACGACCTGCCCGCCGCCGCGGCCGCCGCACCCTCCGTACGGACCCGGATCGCCGCCCCCCTCGGGCCGCACCCCCTCCTGGTGGAGGCGCTGTACGGGCGGCTCGTGGAGGCGGGCTGGGGCGCCGCCGACCAGGGCGACCGCCACGCCGCCGTGGTCCTCGCCGCCGCCGGGTCCCGCGACCCCGACTCCGCCCAGGACACCCGGCGTACGGCCCGCATGCTCGAAGAACGGCTCGGTGGGGTGCCCGTCGTCCCCGCCTACGCCTCCGCCGCCACCCCCACCGTCCCCGCCGCGCTGCGCAGGCTGGCCGCCCGGGGCCGCCACCGTACCTTCGTCGCCTCGTACTTCACCGCGCCCGGCCGCTTCGCGAGCGCCGCCGCCGGGGCAGCGCCCCGCACCGCCGCCCTTCCGCTCGGCGCCCACCCCGCCATGGCCCGCCTCCTCCTCCACCGCTACGACCAGGCCGTGTCGGCCACCGCCCCCGCCCAGGCAGTGAGGTTGCTCGCTTCCGCCTGA
- a CDS encoding SanA/YdcF family protein: MRRVRGGQEARAARAVGKLLGVRRAGDRDGRHGPRLRRVRLRLPPLRLPRSRRGRRLAVQGVMALCVLALLPATWMRLGAGDRVGTTADAPAGEVVMVFGAGLWNGRPTPYLAHRLDAAAELYRTGKAKVVLVTGDNSRVEYDEPDAMRTYLTERGVPDDRIVSDYAGFDSWDSCVRARRIFGVDRAVLVSQGFHIHRATTLCRSAGIDAYGVGVDEPRDATWYYGGARELAASGKAALEALFRPDPHFLGPQEGGVAEALASASR; the protein is encoded by the coding sequence ATGCGACGGGTGCGAGGGGGACAGGAAGCACGAGCAGCACGAGCGGTAGGGAAGCTGCTAGGGGTGCGAAGGGCCGGGGACAGGGACGGGAGACACGGGCCACGGCTGCGACGGGTGCGGCTGCGGCTCCCACCGCTGCGGCTGCCGCGCTCCCGGCGGGGCCGACGGCTCGCCGTGCAGGGCGTGATGGCCCTGTGCGTGTTGGCGCTGCTGCCCGCGACCTGGATGCGGCTGGGTGCGGGCGACCGGGTGGGGACCACGGCGGACGCCCCGGCCGGTGAGGTCGTCATGGTGTTCGGCGCCGGGCTGTGGAACGGCCGGCCGACCCCGTATCTGGCCCACCGCCTGGACGCTGCGGCCGAGCTGTATCGCACGGGGAAGGCGAAGGTCGTCCTGGTCACCGGGGACAACAGCCGCGTGGAGTACGACGAGCCGGACGCGATGCGGACGTATCTGACCGAGCGCGGGGTGCCGGACGACCGGATCGTCAGCGACTACGCGGGGTTCGACTCCTGGGACTCGTGCGTGCGCGCCAGGAGGATATTCGGGGTCGACCGGGCGGTGCTGGTGAGCCAGGGCTTCCACATCCACCGGGCGACCACTCTCTGCCGCTCCGCGGGGATCGACGCGTACGGGGTCGGGGTCGACGAGCCCCGCGACGCGACGTGGTACTACGGCGGTGCCCGCGAGCTGGCCGCGTCGGGGAAGGCGGCCCTGGAAGCCCTGTTCCGCCCCGACCCGCACTTCCTGGGCCCGCAGGAGGGGGGCGTGGCGGAGGCGCTGGCGTCGGCGTCGCGCTGA
- a CDS encoding gamma-glutamylcyclotransferase family protein: MSTPHPGSPPTDELPFFVYGTLLPGEPNHELFLRGRTTGERPAVLPRALLYDGPGYPYAIDGHGRVHGTLLTAVPGVYGELLGLLDHLEEYLGPGHPRNLYERVVREVELPGESGAGRGGEAAGGAGQGGVEVGGEGAGPVRAWVYLAAAAVTRSLRTGGSLIDGGRWVTGRSPGGPRTP; this comes from the coding sequence ATGAGTACCCCGCACCCGGGCTCCCCGCCCACCGACGAGCTGCCGTTCTTCGTCTACGGGACGCTGCTCCCCGGCGAACCCAACCACGAACTGTTCCTCCGGGGCCGTACGACGGGGGAACGGCCCGCCGTCCTGCCCCGGGCCCTGCTGTACGACGGGCCCGGCTACCCGTACGCCATCGACGGCCACGGCCGGGTCCATGGCACCCTGCTCACCGCCGTGCCCGGGGTGTACGGCGAACTGCTCGGGCTCCTGGATCATTTGGAGGAGTACCTCGGCCCCGGTCACCCGCGCAATCTGTACGAGCGGGTCGTCCGGGAGGTCGAGCTGCCGGGGGAGAGCGGCGCGGGGCGAGGCGGTGAGGCGGCGGGCGGCGCGGGGCAGGGCGGCGTCGAGGTGGGTGGCGAAGGGGCGGGGCCGGTGCGGGCCTGGGTCTATCTCGCCGCTGCCGCCGTCACCCGGTCCCTCCGGACCGGCGGCAGCCTCATCGACGGCGGGCGGTGGGTCACCGGGCGGTCTCCAGGCGGACCGCGCACACCTTGA
- a CDS encoding TSUP family transporter, whose protein sequence is MPDITLTTLVLLCLAAAAAGWIDAVVGGGGLLLLPALLLGLPNVPAAHVLGTNKAVAIVGTSGAAITYVRRAPVRVGLAVRVGLMALAGSMGGAFFAAGISSDVLRPVIMVALLGVAAFVLLRPSFGTAAAGDTDTRPVTRARIVTAVVLVGGGIGFYDGLFGPGTGTFLVLALTAVLHLDLVTASATAKIVNVCTNAGALAMFAYQGSVLWQLAAVMALFNLAGAMAGARMALDRGSGFVRAVLLTVVFALVAKLGYDQWTA, encoded by the coding sequence ATGCCCGACATCACCCTGACCACCCTGGTCCTCCTCTGCCTCGCCGCGGCCGCCGCAGGCTGGATCGACGCGGTGGTGGGCGGCGGTGGGCTGCTGCTCCTGCCCGCCCTGCTGCTCGGCCTGCCGAACGTCCCCGCCGCCCATGTCCTCGGCACCAACAAGGCCGTCGCGATCGTCGGCACCTCGGGGGCCGCGATCACCTATGTGCGCCGGGCCCCGGTACGGGTGGGGCTGGCGGTACGGGTGGGGCTGATGGCGCTGGCCGGTTCGATGGGCGGGGCGTTCTTCGCGGCCGGGATCAGCAGCGATGTGCTGCGCCCGGTGATCATGGTGGCGCTGCTCGGGGTGGCGGCGTTCGTGCTACTGCGCCCGTCGTTCGGCACTGCCGCGGCGGGGGACACGGACACCCGGCCCGTGACCCGGGCCCGGATCGTCACGGCGGTCGTGCTGGTCGGCGGCGGGATCGGCTTCTACGACGGCCTCTTCGGCCCGGGGACCGGCACCTTCCTCGTCCTGGCCCTCACCGCCGTACTCCACCTGGACCTGGTGACGGCGTCCGCCACCGCCAAGATCGTCAACGTGTGCACGAACGCGGGGGCGCTGGCCATGTTCGCCTATCAGGGTTCGGTCCTGTGGCAGCTGGCCGCCGTGATGGCCCTCTTCAACCTGGCGGGCGCGATGGCGGGGGCCCGGATGGCGCTCGACCGGGGGAGCGGCTTCGTCCGGGCGGTGCTGCTGACGGTGGTGTTCGCGCTGGTGGCGAAGCTGGGCTACGACCAGTGGACGGCGTAG